A stretch of DNA from Paramisgurnus dabryanus chromosome 19, PD_genome_1.1, whole genome shotgun sequence:
GGCATGTAATAATGTTTCTGAATCCTGCTGACTAAGTGATGGTCGAATGTGAGATatatagacctttctcacagtaaccggaaatacgtaatcgtcgtgtaagcggagttcctgtcaagcgtcaacacactagaaaaacataaacccggggcaagtttaaaatggatcaaagagtctacaaaacttcgttaacggatttgccaaatattacatttgctgatgtgacacgactaatggaggaaaactttttccatgaagaatttgtccatgaatttctaggtaagtagagagcgagtataactgttactgaactgttaactaaaacgacacattataagtctcgccggatagcctgaatccacttctgtacaccttcaccatcaacagggaattgatggaagagatacggctttttacattgccttgactgcggaggaagtagatttccgcgacgattgcgtagttccggtcataaatacggaagttgtgagaaaggtctactACGTAGGTGAAAAAAAGCTGTCTTTACCACTTGACTTTGATTAAAGCCAAAATCAAGTCAGCCAATGCCTATTCAGCAAGTTTTGATTGATGGGTTAGTAACCAATCACGAAACCACTTCAGGGATTCATTTTGAGGCGTCCGTGCTACTGGCTATGGGTAACGTTAGCTAACAGCTTGAAGATACGATCAGATTTTCTCCAGAGGTTAGATATAAACAACTCCATTGTGGATCGTCgacagcatttttatttttattttttgagagTGTGAGGAGTGTGAGAGCCTGAGGTCATCGATCAGTAAAGCTGCTTCTCAGATACAGTAAGTTGTAAAAGTTTGTCTTGTTATGTTGATCATGTATTTAACTtacagtttattgtttattgtttcatgttgtttttgattttaaaaataacagTGAAGATGACTAAGGCTCGAGTTTTACATGGGTTAATTCTTCTATGACATGTAAtgtaaattagggatgcacgatCTTGATTTTTCATGGCCGGTTTTTATACCGATTTTCTTAACAAGCAAATTGGCCGATTACGATCCGATTTCCGATTTTTTTTTCTAATCAAGCAACAAGCaagaaagaatgaaagtataACGTTACATAAACAATATGTTTATTTGGTATTTAACAGGCTAAACTTGGTTTTGCTATTGAAAACAAAAACTGTAACCATCTAAAATTAACAGCAGTAACTGTGAAGTAGGCTACGTTCAATACAAACATAAGTGGTTAAATGAGACCATGACATGGATGGTTGAGTGAGGGTTGATGGTCTTGCCTGTTTTGCATTATCAACAGACTTTTGATACTTATTGTTTCTATCAGGTGATGAACTTAAATGTCTGACCAAGTTTGTTGTGGCGAATGCAGGGCTCTCaggttttatttaaaagtttggAGTGAGATAACATCTGTTAGGGGAAAGGCCCCGATCTGCCCCACCAAATTCTCAAGTTTTTGCTAGCAGTTCAATGATACCTATTATTCATAACTGACCAGCACAAgtataaattataacaattgTTAAGTCTGATAAAAGACAAACAAATTTATCCAAATTAAATAATTGCTCtacatattaaaaaatacataaattaaaaataaaaatctgtatTATATACAGTAGGATTGCAGCACTTGCCAACAGCGTGTATTTTAAGCTATGTTTAAGAGAGAGTTAAGGTTACATGTTCACTATGgcaataataatgaaatgcatCTCTGGTCCTTTCATTCATTTAGGAAGCCTCTATGttagtttcaggtaagctaaagCTTCTGATTGCAAAGCAGCTGGAGGGTTTTTTAATAAATCACGCATGATTTAACACGTATTTGGCTATATTCAAGAAACCTGCGTTATTTACAGCATTAATCGGATCTTGCTCTTCCACTCTGTGCGTGCACGCGCCGCGCATCCAAATGATTGACATCAGAGGAGCGCGAGAAAAACTCAAGACAGCTAAACTCGACAGATAACTTCTCTGCACCTCgtccattaattgtatatagCAGGAAAAGTGATCAGTCTCTTAGAAAAACAAGGTGTGAGTGTGTaaactgactgaaatgcgtgtATCTCACAGTGAATGTGTGAAACTTGAGAGCCCTGCGAATTTACTGTTGTTTCTCCGCAATTAACTTGTCCTTTACAGACATTGCAGCTTGCAATCTTAATGTCCTGCGCAcagatttcaaaatgcttttacacAAAAGACATGTTTGCGAATCATAAAAATGTAGCCTGTGCACGCGGGTACACTTCCGGAAAAATCGGCcgacaaatacaaaaaaacgTCCGGTTCCGATCTCTGGCCGGTCaaccggtgcatccctaatgtaAATGCATATTTATGAATCTGatgcattatatatataaaaacttaaaaaaaaaagatatgtgGGGGAAAATATTAGTATTACCAGCAATGCTGAGCATTATAAGCATAAGTTATTTGGCAACCATAATGCATTTGTAATTATAAAGCTTGTGATGTAAAATAGGCCTTCAACTGACACAGATGAGGACCACATTCAACATAACAAgtattttgttttaatgtacaaatgtttttttttctgaaatagtTTTGTGCATTGGTGGGCAGATAAGTTTTGAATTGATAGTCATGAAGTATGAAGTGCTCTTTCTTCTCTTGTTATCATGTGCAGGGCACTACAGTGCGACCAATTTGGTCGCACATGCGACCTAATTTCTCAATGGTGcgacttaaaaaaatatcaggTCGCACTGATGCGACCAGGAGTTCGAGGGAAAAAGCCATGGTTCAGATCTACGTGTGTGTACGTTAAAAAATGCGTGTGCGCTACAGtcagagagagtgagagagcgagagagagaggtgagTCCATCAGATAAACCGAGTGGATGTAGCCGTGGATGATAAGAGAAGAGGAAAAGAACGGTTGACAACTTTTTCGTCAAGAATGTTAAGTTAATGCCTCATCCGTCCGAAGATCATAACCAGTGCTCTGACATCAACCTCCCGTCACATCTGGTCCGAACACGAATTAGGTAATGAGCCTCTTACAATCGAGTCAGAGCCAGAGCATAGCCTAATTCTTTTGAAGAAAATTATTTGAACGTAACCCCGAACAGCAATGTCGCGTGCCGTGTGCCAAATTTATAGAAAAAAGCCAGGAGTCAGGACCGCTGTTTTCTTCATAATCTTAattccaaatctaatcctataAACTTTTCGGTGTTTGCTGTATCGTTATTACCCCCCTGCCAGACTGTCTTAAATAGAGAAATAAGTTAATTCCTTGATTTGCGTTGCtgattcatttataaataattccCCCAAGGGTTTAgatcaggggttctcaaagtttacattcaaaggtccaaatctgaattctcataattttcataggtccggaactggttattacaaaaaatttaagcacggtaaactttatgtaaataatttgtttatataacaaatcaacacagattgtttgaaaatgtattttcttttaAAGTACATCcacaagtgtattttgcattcataAAAAGTgcaaaacagcattttttaagAACATGAAATACGAGAATACGTTATGCCAAATGTAACAAGGTGCAAAATAAAGAGCAGCCTAAGAGAAGTGGCACTGTTTGTCTTTCATCAGATACCTAAACCACAGCAAAAAGGTGGGGTTGCTTGATGGAGACACTGAcctaaatgttcatttatcaaGTTGATAACTATATGTACATCATTTGTTCATATAACAAatgaacaaattttttttaaatggattttctTTTAAATTACATTCATTACTAGtgcattttgcatttaaagtaaattcATAACAAGTgcaaaacagcatttttttgaGAACACGAAATACGAGAACACGTTATGCCAAACCTAACAAGGTGCAAAATAAAGAGCAGCCTAATGAGAGAAGTGGCACTGTTTGTCTTCCATCAGATGCCTAAACTGCGGCACAAAAGGTGTTGTTGCTAGACGGAGACACTGATATAAATGTTCATTAGTCAAGTTGCTGTGGTATGAGTTCTTTACAACATTCATTGCTGAGAATGCAGCTTCACACCGATAGGTTGAACCAAACATGGTAAGAACATAGATGGCTACATTCTGTAGGTTGGGAAAATTTTCAGCTGTGACCATTTTAGTCCAAAAGGTAAAAGTGTCACAATCCACTTCCTGCAAAGCCACATTTTCAATGAGTCAATGAGTTCAGTCTGGAGAGATGCAATGTTTGCCCATGAGAAGATGCTCTTGGTTTCTTTTGAAAACTCCTCAACATTCTTTACCAGGAATGGAGATGTAATGCAAAGCAGCACTTGTCTGCCTACATTGAAGTCTTCAAAGCGCTGCCTGAAATTTTTAGCTAGCTTCTCCAAAAAGGAAAGATGATGATAATGGTGATTACCATTAGTCTGCTGGAGAAGAGTTGGAAAGTGAATATGTGGCCCTGTGATGTCACTCTTAAAGATCTCCAGACGCCTTTCAAAGGAGCGTACAGCTGCCATCAGATCACACACTGTGTTGCCTTGGCCCTGGAGCTTCAGATTAAGTTCATTTAGATGAGATGTTATGTCCACTAAAAAGGCCACAAGCTCCATGCTGTCatcattctttaaaaaatccaaGAAATGCCTGGCTTTGACATTCTTTTGCTGAGACAAAAACATCTCCAAATCTTTCCTGATGGCCCAAAACCTCTCCAGGACCTTTCCCTTACTCAGCCACCTCACATTGTTATGAAGGAGTAAGTCATTATATGCAGCATTTACCTGGTAAGAGAAAAAAGATAAGAAAAAGGaagaataaattaattaataaaaatttgtgttttgtgtaaaaaatatttagcgCCAGGACTGCTTGATGCACAAACAAGTGATTGTGTGTATGTGGTCACCACTTAATAACTTAATAAACACAGTAgaagtataaaataaaataaatactcaCGTCAGTCAGGAATGCTCGCAGAAGACGGTGCTGAAGGGCAGAAGATGCTCTGAGGTAATTCACAAGCTTCATAGTAGTTTCCATGACGCCTGCATATTCTTCTCCTAGGCTAGCACACAGCACAGACTGGTGTATTATACAGTGGTATGTCAGCAGGTCTACGTGCTTCTCTTTCAGACGCTGAACAGCTCCCTTCTCCTTCCCTATCATAGCTGGAGCACCGTCAGAAGTGATGGACacaacatttttaatatcaGTTCCTATATCATTAAGCATCTGCATGATAGCTTCATAGATGTCCTCTCCTTTAGTGTGACAGAGTGGTGTAAGGCCCAGTAAGTCTTCACAGAATGTCCCCTTTGCCTTGCTGAAGTATCTGACAAACACACATAGCTGGGCTTGGTCTGTGCCATCTGTTGACTCATCTACTGCAAGTGAAAGGCAGGGTGCATCTTTGATGTCATCAGCTAACTGCTTAACTAAATCATGTGCAAGTATCTCTGTCCTCCTAGTTAAGGTATCATTGGATAATGGAATTTTCTTAAATTTCTCTGACATCTCCTGTCTCTCCTTTCCCTCAAACAAAGCCTCTGCTATCTCAACAAAACACTCTTTTACTATCTCTGCATCAGAGAAGGGCTTTTTGTTTTTGCCTAGTACCCATGCCACACGGAAAGAGGCTTCTGTAGCTCTCTCTTGATGTGTCAGAGCTCTCACAAGCAACTTATTTGCTGATTCATATGAAGACTTTAGCTGTCGTAATTTTATTATCCTCACCTCTGTATTCTGTGGATACTGCTGTTCAAAATATCTGTGTTTCGTTTCATAGTGGCGTTTGACATTTCCACTCTTCACAACTCCAACTGTCTCGCTGCAAATTAAACAAAACGGCTTCGCGCTGGACTGGGGTAAAATAAAAGCATACTTCTCTGTCCAGTCGTCTTTAAAAACACGATTTTCTTCGtcaacttttctttttttttgaaagcatccTCAACCTAACTATCCGTACATTTAAACCACGGTAAAGCAGCGGTGGCGCTCTGATTACGTCAAACGTCGGTTACGTCGGCTTTTACTGGCTGCcatggctacagcgtcacatgtgaataaaaaaaaactcgttttattttcggacaaGGAATACTCTAATTAAatctaaaatgaaataaaaaaataaatacacaaatgatttaagtttaaaatgcgtatttaaagtagcaaatgcacacattaatCAATCACAGAAATTAAGGCACttgaagtggacgcgggtccggatcaaatTCACtccgggtccggatccggaccggagtccggactttgagaacccctggtttAGATTATGCGCAAAAAGCATTAAAATGAATAGAACTGAATAGAAATGTGTTTAACTTAAATATTAGCAAATTAACAAAACAAATTCAAAAGTAGCCTATAGCCTATATGAGTTTCTTTTTTGTGTGACGCGCTCCAAATCCGATGCAgcacaaaaaatttttttatgcaaTCTCATCACGCGTATCATGCCATCACTGGCGCGGGTTTACGCAGGGCAGTGagaaaaatacattaaactttaaacatttaacattcTACTTGAGTTTTTTTTTGGACATCCCTTTGGAATCACTGCAATCATATCATCAATTGAAAAAGTATAAATATAAGCGCAGTGATTATGAGTGTTGAAACactgctgaccgctcagctgtcaatctgccgaccctcacaaagtttcacattaaatgttaatatatttgtCCAGTCATGGTCCTGTGCTTATTTCTGTCAATGTTCTTCATGAAGATCTTTAAAGGTTTCTACTTACTTCAGGATTTGCGGTGCGGCCGGTCGCACTCTTTATGCAAAACGGGCGGGTATGAAATAAATTGATGCTGATGTTGGATAACGGGTCAAGTGTTATTTTAATAGCGCGGATGCgggttatcaaacaggactgtgcaCGACTCATATAAGGAAAATTATAAAATGGTCTACATGTTTATATTCTGTATTAAACCACCATGGGCGCTAAACTTGcggtgttaaagggacagttcactcaaaaatgacaattctgtcatcattaactctccctcattttgttacaaacctgtatacatttctttgttctgataaacaagaagcaagatattttgaggaatgttaataaccaaaccaagcatgagccccattcacttataggaaaaaataatactatggaagtgaatggggctcatgaatggtttggttacaaacattcctcaaaatattttcgttcatgttcaccagaacaaagacatttatacaggtttgtaacatcatgagagtgagtaaattatgacagaattttcatttttgggtaaactataaATCAGATGCGGTCAAAAATTAGGGTGCACCTAACTTTTGTGCTGGTGCACCTAAGAAAAAATGTTAGGCGCACCAGTGCAACCAGTGCAAAAAGTTAGTCTAGAGCCCTGATTTGTCTATTTGGAATCTCCAGGTGCACATTTTTTGGGGGAAAAAAGCTCACAGGAACGAAATTTTTTGGATTATCATTCTTAAATTTGTATCACAACATGGTCAGACATTCAGTTTACCTTTATGGTGTCCCCAGGTGTTTGACATGACAATTTCATAAATTTGTGAATGTTATTCAAAGAAATCAGAAGTCATTTCATGTATATTTTACCTTGTTTTACTCTGTTCCTATACTACTCTGAGTTGTTATGCAGAGATGGGGACTCGAGTttgagactcggactcgagtgcgacttaaggtgcacacacagtgacttcagactcgacttgagactcgtcctcaaagacttcagacttgactcggactcgagccgcGCGACCcgtgaacaatgtttatttttaggaaacgtcTTCCCCTCCCTTCGTTACCTACAAACTGCCCACGACGTAACACGTGACG
This window harbors:
- the LOC141281062 gene encoding general transcription factor II-I repeat domain-containing protein 2A-like; the protein is MAASKSRRNRHDWTEKYAFILPQSSAKPFCLICSETVGVVKSGNVKRHYETKHRYFEQQYPQNTEVRIIKLRQLKSSYESANKLLVRALTHQERATEASFRVAWVLGKNKKPFSDAEIVKECFVEIAEALFEGKERQEMSEKFKKIPLSNDTLTRRTEILAHDLVKQLADDIKDAPCLSLAVDESTDGTDQAQLCVFVRYFSKAKGTFCEDLLGLTPLCHTKGEDIYEAIMQMLNDIGTDIKNVVSITSDGAPAMIGKEKGAVQRLKEKHVDLLTYHCIIHQSVLCASLGEEYAGVMETTMKLVNYLRASSALQHRLLRAFLTDVNAAYNDLLLHNNVRWLSKGKVLERFWAIRKDLEMFLSQQKNVKARHFLDFLKNDDSMELVAFLVDITSHLNELNLKLQGQGNTVCDLMAAVRSFERRLEIFKSDITGPHIHFPTLLQQTNGNHHYHHLSFLEKLAKNFRQRFEDFNVGRQVLLCITSPFLVKNVEEFSKETKSIFSWANIASLQTELIDSLKMWLCRKWIVTLLPFGLKWSQLKIFPTYRM